Proteins from one Campylobacter concisus genomic window:
- the nfo gene encoding deoxyribonuclease IV encodes MRYIGAHVSAAGGVFNAPLNAAKIGANAFALFTKNQRQWNAKELSTSEIEQFKENLKISGISTKHVLPHSSYLINLGHPDEEARAKSLEAFVDEIDRASKLGLELLNFHPGSHLKQISEKECLDNIVSCMNVALKRTSGVKLVIENTAAQGSNLGFSFKQIAYLIERVDDESRVGVCFDTCHAFAAGYDLRSKEAYAKTMGEFDAIIGYKFLSGMHLNDAKFGLGSKKDRHESLGKGELGFSAFKNIINDDKIGEIPLILETIDESIWEDEIKILRNFEKEKL; translated from the coding sequence ATGAGATATATCGGAGCTCACGTAAGTGCTGCTGGAGGCGTGTTTAATGCACCTTTAAATGCTGCAAAAATAGGAGCAAATGCCTTTGCGCTTTTTACAAAAAATCAACGCCAGTGGAATGCAAAAGAGCTAAGTACTAGCGAGATAGAACAGTTTAAAGAAAATCTAAAAATTTCTGGTATAAGCACAAAGCATGTTTTGCCACACAGTAGTTACTTGATAAATTTAGGCCATCCGGATGAGGAGGCAAGAGCAAAGTCGCTTGAAGCCTTTGTGGATGAGATAGATCGCGCCAGTAAGCTTGGGCTAGAGCTTTTAAATTTTCATCCAGGCTCACATCTAAAACAAATAAGCGAAAAAGAGTGCTTAGACAATATCGTAAGCTGCATGAACGTGGCACTTAAACGTACAAGCGGTGTAAAGCTAGTCATCGAAAATACAGCTGCACAAGGCTCAAATTTAGGCTTTAGTTTTAAGCAGATCGCTTATTTGATAGAGCGAGTAGACGATGAGAGCAGAGTTGGTGTTTGCTTTGATACCTGTCACGCATTTGCTGCCGGATATGATCTAAGAAGCAAAGAGGCCTACGCTAAAACGATGGGGGAATTTGATGCGATTATCGGCTATAAATTTTTATCCGGTATGCATTTAAATGATGCAAAATTTGGGCTTGGCTCGAAAAAAGATAGACACGAGAGTCTTGGTAAGGGTGAGCTTGGATTTAGTGCTTTTAAAAATATAATAAATGATGATAAAATAGGCGAAATTCCTTTAATATTAGAGACGATTGACGAGAGTATTTGGGAAGACGAGATAAAAATTTTAAGAAATTTCGAAAAGGAAAAACTATGA
- a CDS encoding DUF4197 domain-containing protein: MKRSLVVLCGALALNLQAASMDDMINKGVKIATHASSGDYKSLVSEALNAAVSELSKEGFINNAKAKIPLPKSLEMASNLAKKVGGEKWAQDLSKSINNAATTAVPKAAEIFSESIKNMSEADVKKLFNGGSDSVTKYLQQSSSQKLKAAFTPIIEKMMSDNSFATAYNGLNSFIGGSAKNNETIKSVKSLAKNLGASEYVPDDGEDLNAYITRKTLDGLFNVMSEKEKGLRSGFSLDSGKKVLDSIFK, encoded by the coding sequence ATGAAAAGATCTCTTGTTGTTCTTTGTGGCGCGCTTGCTTTAAATTTACAAGCCGCAAGCATGGACGATATGATAAACAAAGGCGTCAAAATAGCTACTCACGCATCAAGTGGCGACTACAAAAGCTTAGTTAGCGAGGCGCTAAATGCTGCTGTTAGTGAGCTTTCAAAAGAGGGCTTTATAAACAACGCCAAAGCTAAAATCCCACTCCCAAAAAGCCTTGAAATGGCGTCAAATTTAGCCAAAAAAGTGGGCGGCGAGAAGTGGGCGCAGGACCTTAGCAAGTCGATAAACAACGCTGCGACCACAGCCGTACCAAAGGCTGCTGAAATTTTTAGCGAAAGCATAAAAAATATGAGCGAAGCAGATGTCAAAAAGCTCTTTAACGGCGGCAGTGACAGCGTTACGAAGTATTTGCAGCAAAGCTCCAGCCAAAAGCTAAAGGCGGCATTTACGCCGATAATAGAAAAAATGATGAGTGATAATAGCTTTGCGACTGCCTATAATGGGCTAAATTCTTTCATCGGTGGCTCAGCAAAAAATAATGAAACGATAAAATCAGTAAAGAGTCTAGCTAAAAATTTAGGCGCAAGCGAGTATGTGCCAGATGACGGCGAGGATCTAAATGCATATATCACAAGAAAGACGCTAGATGGGCTATTTAACGTGATGAGCGAGAAGGAAAAAGGGCTAAGAAGTGGCTTTAGCCTAGATAGCGGCAAAAAGGTGCTAGACTCGATCTTTAAATGA
- a CDS encoding DMT family transporter: protein MKNLSAQNRADIALIVVAIVWGATFLPMANALKTNSVFVMLFCRFFISAIFMGLIAFKLSKIFDKKSVVYGTILGVVLFGSFVAQTYALKLTFSSSVAFITGLECVIVPFMTALIFKNKITIFAILGALIAIFGLWLLSGATLALGSGEALALLCAIFYALYTSLNGHFVRKCELYLLVFVVFLTVSLLSFVFAFIEGSVVPNYDREFFIAIFITAFIGTIFCYFVQTIAQRYTTASKAALFFCLEPVSAGFIGYFFAGEKLALIQIFGAILIIFGVIFSEFGKKIFSRSKLA from the coding sequence ATGAAAAATTTAAGCGCACAAAACAGAGCCGACATCGCACTCATTGTAGTTGCCATCGTTTGGGGCGCTACGTTTTTACCTATGGCAAACGCACTAAAAACAAATAGTGTCTTTGTTATGCTCTTTTGTAGATTTTTTATTTCCGCTATCTTTATGGGACTTATAGCATTTAAACTTTCTAAAATTTTTGATAAAAAAAGTGTGGTTTATGGCACTATCCTTGGCGTAGTTCTCTTTGGCTCATTTGTTGCTCAAACTTACGCTCTAAAACTTACTTTTAGCTCAAGTGTTGCCTTTATTACAGGGCTTGAGTGTGTGATCGTGCCTTTTATGACAGCACTCATTTTTAAAAATAAAATAACTATTTTTGCTATTTTGGGGGCGCTTATTGCCATTTTTGGGCTTTGGCTCTTAAGTGGCGCTACGCTAGCACTTGGGAGCGGCGAGGCACTTGCCCTACTTTGTGCCATATTTTATGCACTTTACACGAGCTTAAATGGCCACTTTGTAAGAAAATGCGAGCTTTATTTGCTTGTATTTGTGGTATTTCTCACCGTCTCTTTACTCTCATTTGTCTTTGCGTTTATTGAAGGTAGTGTGGTGCCAAATTACGATAGGGAATTTTTTATAGCAATTTTTATCACTGCATTTATTGGCACTATTTTTTGCTACTTTGTACAAACCATCGCTCAAAGATATACAACAGCCAGCAAAGCAGCTTTATTTTTCTGTCTTGAGCCAGTTTCTGCTGGCTTTATCGGCTATTTTTTCGCTGGTGAAAAGCTAGCTCTCATACAAATTTTTGGCGCGATCTTAATAATCTTTGGAGTTATTTTTAGCGAATTTGGTAAAAAAATTTTCTCTAGGTCAAAACTAGCTTAA
- a CDS encoding Fur family transcriptional regulator has protein sequence MNARNFLEEHSIKATTFRIKLVEILQNAKTPLSYDEILESLNANKTTFYRSIEIFEKKGLVIKTENNHKSYYELANEAKAYFICDICHKVTNIDMPHLNVAKNIKSAVIKGVCDECDH, from the coding sequence ATGAATGCAAGAAATTTCTTAGAAGAGCATAGTATCAAGGCAACTACTTTTCGCATAAAGCTCGTTGAAATTTTGCAAAATGCCAAAACTCCATTAAGTTATGATGAAATTTTAGAAAGCCTTAATGCAAATAAAACCACTTTTTATAGAAGCATAGAAATTTTTGAAAAAAAGGGCCTTGTCATAAAAACTGAAAATAATCATAAAAGCTACTACGAACTGGCAAATGAGGCAAAAGCGTACTTTATCTGCGATATCTGTCATAAAGTCACAAACATCGATATGCCACATCTAAACGTCGCTAAAAATATAAAAAGCGCCGTGATAAAAGGCGTTTGTGATGAGTGTGATCACTAG
- a CDS encoding acyl-CoA thioesterase, with protein sequence MKDFIYKVIIPPQAIDMHGHMNNVYYFTLMQEAAFAHSAAVGDTVEAQYKRGEIWLIRKNEAKYIKSVKLMDEIEIHTYTQAEGKATSCRYFEFKKDDELIATGKTEFVYIDLKTNRPKAIPAEIIALY encoded by the coding sequence ATGAAAGATTTTATCTACAAAGTAATAATCCCACCACAAGCCATTGATATGCACGGACACATGAATAATGTCTATTATTTCACTCTTATGCAAGAGGCTGCATTTGCGCACTCTGCCGCGGTTGGCGACACGGTCGAGGCGCAGTATAAAAGAGGCGAGATCTGGCTCATTAGAAAAAATGAAGCCAAATATATAAAAAGCGTAAAATTGATGGATGAGATAGAAATTCACACTTATACACAAGCTGAGGGCAAGGCGACTTCGTGTAGATATTTTGAGTTTAAAAAAGATGACGAGCTAATAGCAACTGGCAAGACCGAGTTTGTCTATATCGATCTAAAAACAAATCGTCCAAAAGCCATCCCAGCTGAGATCATCGCACTTTACTAG
- a CDS encoding ATP-binding protein translates to MKYLLDFLNQDLKKSKIYELIKCGDEEGEILKYLSKAYVQGTANMSVFELLGAVFGTQNDKQLLYLKFIKNLLDSGWIVQNYSLFKIPESTQRASAQGLLSLLHSEISLSATFLKILEDGNADINLPELTPYEDHLEYLKDQFLKVELYSKAAIFENSSSDAKKRINEQISELTKRINERVKLSKISLKIEQIFKENSLDEKEQIIFLALLKEEYAGDFENGRDLNTLVGLISKDELERIKNRTLLEDGSRLIEGALIDYDEVLNAYGNVSKSFFINEEILQSIMHPKNDKNSKKIKIESLVKEQEIFELIEPVTSLEDVVLNEKTKQLLSTILKQVDKKVLARLSSWGIKTRKNIDAKIIFYGEPGTGKTMSAVGLAKSLKKQILSFDCSKILSKYVGESEQNVRKIFDTYKEICKKSGSEPVLLLNEADQFLSTRVESSSGAEKMHNQMQNIFLEQIERFEGVLIATTNFLQSLDVAFSRRFDYKIEFKKPDYNGRLAIWRKILPENASFEDGFSVERLAEFNLSGAQIVLALKNTALKVAIKDDGIFTFEDFKTTIERELNSSFGEDKKMGFGS, encoded by the coding sequence GTGAAATACTTGCTTGATTTTTTAAACCAGGACCTCAAAAAAAGTAAAATTTACGAGCTGATAAAGTGTGGCGATGAAGAGGGAGAAATTTTAAAATATCTAAGTAAAGCTTATGTGCAAGGAACAGCTAATATGAGCGTTTTTGAGCTACTTGGAGCAGTCTTTGGCACACAAAATGATAAGCAGCTTTTGTATCTAAAATTTATAAAAAACTTGCTTGATAGCGGTTGGATTGTACAAAATTATAGTCTTTTTAAAATACCTGAGAGCACACAAAGGGCTTCAGCTCAAGGGCTTCTTTCGTTGCTTCATTCTGAAATTTCTCTATCAGCCACATTTTTAAAAATTCTTGAAGATGGCAACGCTGATATAAATTTACCAGAGCTTACGCCATATGAGGATCATTTGGAGTATTTAAAAGATCAGTTTTTAAAGGTGGAGCTTTACTCAAAGGCTGCTATTTTTGAAAACAGCTCAAGTGATGCCAAAAAGCGTATAAATGAGCAAATTTCTGAGCTAACAAAGCGTATAAATGAGCGCGTCAAACTAAGTAAGATCAGCCTAAAGATAGAGCAAATTTTTAAAGAAAACTCGCTTGACGAAAAAGAGCAGATCATATTTTTAGCCCTTTTAAAAGAGGAGTACGCGGGCGACTTTGAAAATGGTCGCGACCTAAACACGCTAGTTGGGCTAATAAGCAAAGACGAGCTTGAACGCATCAAAAATCGTACTCTTTTAGAGGATGGCTCAAGGCTAATTGAAGGCGCACTAATCGACTACGACGAGGTTTTAAACGCTTATGGCAACGTAAGCAAGAGTTTTTTTATAAACGAAGAAATTTTGCAAAGCATAATGCACCCAAAAAATGACAAAAACAGCAAGAAAATCAAGATCGAAAGCCTGGTAAAAGAGCAAGAAATTTTTGAGCTAATAGAGCCAGTAACTAGCCTAGAAGACGTCGTGCTAAACGAAAAGACAAAGCAGCTTTTAAGCACGATACTAAAGCAAGTAGATAAAAAAGTACTCGCCAGACTTAGCAGCTGGGGCATAAAAACTAGAAAAAATATAGACGCCAAGATCATCTTTTACGGCGAGCCTGGCACTGGTAAAACCATGAGTGCCGTTGGGCTTGCAAAGAGCCTAAAGAAGCAAATTCTAAGCTTTGACTGCTCAAAAATTTTAAGCAAATATGTCGGAGAGAGCGAGCAAAATGTAAGGAAAATTTTTGATACTTACAAAGAAATTTGCAAAAAAAGTGGCAGCGAGCCGGTGCTCTTGCTAAATGAGGCCGATCAGTTCTTAAGCACGAGAGTGGAGAGCTCGAGCGGGGCTGAGAAGATGCATAATCAAATGCAAAATATCTTTTTAGAGCAGATCGAGCGCTTTGAGGGTGTGCTGATCGCCACGACAAATTTCTTACAAAGCCTTGATGTGGCGTTTTCTAGGAGATTTGACTACAAGATCGAGTTTAAAAAGCCTGATTATAACGGCAGGCTTGCCATTTGGCGTAAAATTTTGCCCGAAAATGCAAGCTTTGAAGATGGCTTTAGCGTAGAAAGGCTGGCTGAGTTTAACCTAAGTGGCGCTCAAATCGTCCTCGCGCTAAAAAATACCGCACTAAAAGTTGCTATAAAAGATGATGGGATTTTTACCTTTGAGGACTTCAAAACCACGATAGAGCGTGAGCTAAACTCTAGCTTTGGCGAGGATAAAAAGATGGGATTTGGCTCTTAA
- a CDS encoding fatty acid--CoA ligase, with protein sequence MRYSYNNFYEILTKVAKENPNQAVLFEEKEKLKYRELKQNVDKVAAYLQIAGVKFGDKVAMAVTNSKEFIISYLAITAIGGIAVPMNTFLKANEFEYIINDCGAKVLFASSSLAKELIALNELEILRKIIWIGAIPKKLQSASKDEYIDTDEEYGESAYLTSTPQISKEDMSKGYENNGLVKNINFTETLNHKYALSIAKHPVIDDLMHIIYTSGTTGKPKGAMISYKNIFSNLIGAHDRFIVKKSDRFIVFLPMFHSFTLTAMVLLPIFASASMVLVKSVFPFSNVLKQTLLKRVTVFLGIPAIYTAIGKAKIPWYFRWFNRIRLFVSGAAPLAKQTIDDFRVKFPRATLVEGYGLSECSPVVAANLYDKQKLLSVGPVLDGYEVKIVNDEMMELPVGQIGEIIIKGDCVMQGYYGMPSITDETIINGWLKTGDLGKVDEEGFIYIVDRKKDLIISKGINIYPREIEEVIYKLEAVEATAVIGVKDVHADEEVVAFIQVKDGMDLDEKTVREHLKKNLANFKIPKSIYFAEELPRNATGKVLKRVLKEQIEQMKDKF encoded by the coding sequence ATGCGATACTCTTATAATAATTTTTATGAAATTTTAACCAAAGTAGCAAAGGAAAATCCAAATCAAGCAGTTCTTTTTGAAGAAAAAGAGAAGCTAAAATATCGCGAATTAAAGCAAAATGTCGATAAAGTGGCAGCTTATTTGCAGATTGCTGGAGTAAAATTTGGTGATAAAGTAGCTATGGCGGTTACAAACTCGAAAGAATTTATCATCTCATACCTTGCGATAACCGCAATAGGCGGTATTGCAGTGCCTATGAATACTTTTTTAAAAGCAAACGAGTTTGAATATATCATAAATGATTGTGGTGCAAAGGTGCTTTTTGCGTCTAGCTCGCTTGCAAAAGAGTTAATCGCATTAAATGAGCTTGAAATTTTAAGAAAGATAATCTGGATCGGAGCAATACCAAAGAAACTTCAAAGTGCCTCAAAAGATGAATATATAGACACTGACGAAGAGTATGGTGAGAGCGCGTATCTCACTTCAACGCCTCAAATTTCAAAAGAGGATATGAGCAAGGGCTATGAAAATAATGGCCTTGTTAAAAACATAAATTTTACAGAAACTCTAAATCATAAATATGCTCTTAGTATCGCAAAGCATCCGGTAATAGATGATTTAATGCATATAATTTACACTTCAGGCACTACTGGCAAGCCAAAGGGTGCGATGATAAGCTATAAAAATATCTTTTCAAATTTAATTGGAGCTCATGATCGTTTTATAGTGAAAAAAAGCGATCGTTTCATAGTCTTTTTGCCGATGTTTCATAGTTTTACGCTAACTGCAATGGTGTTGCTTCCGATATTTGCGAGTGCATCTATGGTACTTGTAAAGTCGGTATTTCCGTTTTCAAATGTACTAAAACAAACTTTGCTAAAGCGTGTAACTGTATTTTTAGGAATTCCAGCTATCTATACAGCTATCGGTAAGGCAAAAATTCCTTGGTATTTTAGATGGTTTAACCGCATTAGATTATTTGTAAGTGGTGCAGCTCCGCTTGCAAAGCAGACGATAGATGACTTTAGAGTGAAATTTCCGCGTGCAACACTTGTCGAGGGATATGGCCTTAGCGAATGCTCGCCAGTCGTAGCTGCAAATTTATATGATAAACAAAAGCTGTTAAGTGTAGGACCAGTGCTTGATGGCTATGAGGTAAAGATCGTAAATGATGAGATGATGGAGCTTCCAGTTGGCCAGATCGGTGAGATCATCATAAAGGGTGATTGCGTAATGCAAGGCTACTATGGTATGCCAAGCATCACTGATGAGACCATAATAAACGGCTGGTTAAAGACTGGAGATCTTGGCAAAGTCGATGAAGAGGGCTTTATCTATATCGTTGATCGTAAAAAAGACCTCATCATATCAAAGGGCATTAATATCTATCCGCGTGAGATAGAAGAAGTCATTTACAAACTTGAAGCAGTTGAAGCAACAGCGGTAATTGGCGTAAAAGATGTACATGCTGATGAAGAGGTCGTTGCTTTCATACAAGTAAAAGATGGCATGGATCTTGATGAAAAAACAGTAAGAGAGCATTTGAAGAAAAATTTAGCAAATTTCAAGATACCAAAGAGTATCTATTTTGCCGAAGAGTTGCCTAGAAATGCCACTGGCAAGGTGCTAAAACGTGTATTAAAAGAGCAAATAGAGCAGATGAAGGATAAATTTTAG
- a CDS encoding class I SAM-dependent methyltransferase, translated as MQNLWDKKASNYQRFDGKVSAIQQQIFAKALAWGVDFSGKEILDIGCGTGVWTIFLSKTAKDITGIDSSKNMIEILNEDAKRFGVTNLTSEVCSWREFKPAKHFDIAICTMSPAIASDEDFAKFHNIAKQKLYLGWDKPRSSDLIEPFFEKFGRTLSQKNVVNRLEAWLNEQGIAYRSEILNETRIARRSVQEAAENICWHLEINGAKNYDEKVVLAMLKERFDGEFIDEKIESQMKLFVF; from the coding sequence ATGCAAAATTTATGGGATAAAAAGGCGTCAAATTATCAAAGGTTTGATGGCAAAGTAAGTGCTATTCAGCAACAAATTTTTGCTAAAGCCTTAGCTTGGGGAGTTGATTTTAGCGGTAAAGAAATTCTTGATATAGGCTGTGGTACCGGTGTTTGGACGATATTTTTGTCAAAAACTGCAAAAGATATAACTGGCATTGATAGCTCAAAAAATATGATAGAAATTTTAAATGAAGATGCTAAAAGATTTGGCGTGACAAATTTAACTAGTGAGGTTTGCTCTTGGAGAGAATTTAAGCCCGCAAAGCACTTTGATATCGCGATTTGCACAATGAGTCCAGCGATTGCTAGCGATGAAGATTTTGCTAAATTTCATAATATCGCAAAGCAAAAACTCTACCTTGGCTGGGATAAGCCTAGAAGTTCTGATTTGATTGAGCCATTTTTTGAAAAATTTGGACGCACTCTCTCTCAAAAAAATGTTGTAAATAGGCTTGAAGCGTGGCTAAATGAGCAAGGGATCGCTTATAGGAGTGAAATTTTAAATGAGACAAGGATCGCTAGACGAAGCGTGCAAGAAGCTGCTGAGAATATTTGCTGGCACCTTGAGATAAATGGAGCTAAAAACTACGATGAAAAGGTGGTTTTAGCGATGTTAAAAGAGAGATTTGACGGCGAGTTTATAGATGAAAAGATAGAGTCGCAGATGAAGCTTTTTGTCTTTTAA
- a CDS encoding manganese efflux pump MntP family protein, with amino-acid sequence MQLLLLSFALSMDSAALNMANGARYKNLALNKILFIAFMLGFFQFLMPLLGYLLGVSFAKFISSIDHFIAFFILCFLGFRMFKEACSKGECEYLKIGFKTILYGAFATSVDALAVGVTLSFEEINIFQSSLIIGVVCFALSLIAFYIGKFMGEILEKKALFLGGAILIFLGFKILITHLIESGTVQ; translated from the coding sequence ATGCAACTTTTACTTCTTAGCTTCGCTCTTAGTATGGATAGCGCGGCACTAAATATGGCAAATGGCGCAAGGTATAAAAATTTAGCTCTTAATAAAATTTTATTTATCGCTTTTATGCTTGGCTTTTTTCAGTTTCTCATGCCACTTCTTGGCTATCTTTTAGGTGTTAGTTTTGCAAAATTTATAAGCTCAATCGATCATTTTATCGCATTTTTTATACTCTGTTTTCTTGGTTTTAGAATGTTTAAAGAGGCCTGTAGCAAAGGGGAGTGCGAGTATCTTAAGATAGGATTTAAGACTATTTTGTATGGAGCATTTGCTACTAGTGTGGATGCTCTTGCCGTTGGTGTCACACTTAGCTTTGAAGAGATAAACATCTTTCAAAGCTCGCTCATCATCGGCGTAGTCTGCTTTGCATTAAGTTTGATTGCTTTTTATATAGGTAAATTTATGGGTGAAATTTTAGAGAAAAAAGCGCTCTTTTTGGGAGGAGCGATATTAATTTTTCTAGGTTTTAAAATTTTAATAACGCATTTAATTGAAAGCGGCACAGTTCAATAA
- a CDS encoding OmpP1/FadL family transporter — protein sequence MKKVLLSIIMASTLLNAGGYKVPEQSADSLGLAASNVAFSFGADAAYFNPANMMFLDGRHHIESTLGWFHINKLEFKSDSGKSYKSEKFDSLAGTFSFVTPEIYENWKFGLALAVPAAVGVSWEDPATAFTAKRFKLQVVELNPTVAYRINDKLAFALGARGVYSKGKIASDFGRIGYREIKGDGMGYGYNVALTYRPIEDLSFAVTYRSNVNLELKGHTDADFNGALSPISYHGKTKVEIPLPAQLVLAAGYKFSDFTLLLAFERTYWSKFKSYDFEFGDKTAAHTSSPFSGYFKTFMDDPVIKNAKDTNTYRLGLAYDVNEKFRLMAGFAYDEDITSSKHTGLELPNTTSKVYSFGVNYKFTPSLEMALGYVYQHRDKKRATSISTANGKMSGEFDTGTIQILGTTFKYTF from the coding sequence ATGAAAAAAGTGCTATTAAGCATTATTATGGCATCTACTTTGCTAAATGCTGGAGGTTATAAAGTTCCTGAGCAAAGTGCTGATTCTTTAGGTCTTGCTGCTAGTAACGTGGCCTTTAGTTTTGGGGCTGATGCGGCGTATTTTAACCCAGCAAATATGATGTTTTTAGATGGACGCCATCACATAGAAAGTACCCTCGGCTGGTTTCATATAAATAAGCTTGAGTTTAAAAGTGATAGTGGCAAAAGCTACAAGTCAGAAAAATTTGACTCGCTGGCTGGTACATTTAGTTTTGTAACGCCAGAAATTTATGAAAACTGGAAATTTGGTTTAGCTCTTGCCGTTCCTGCTGCTGTTGGTGTATCGTGGGAGGATCCAGCTACCGCATTTACCGCTAAAAGGTTTAAGCTGCAAGTTGTTGAGTTAAATCCAACCGTGGCTTACCGCATAAACGATAAGCTTGCCTTTGCTCTTGGTGCTAGAGGCGTTTATAGTAAAGGTAAGATAGCAAGTGACTTTGGACGAATAGGCTATAGAGAGATAAAAGGCGATGGCATGGGTTATGGCTACAATGTTGCGCTTACTTATAGACCTATTGAGGATTTAAGCTTTGCTGTTACTTACCGCTCAAATGTAAATTTAGAACTTAAAGGCCATACAGATGCTGATTTTAACGGAGCGCTATCTCCTATAAGCTATCATGGCAAAACAAAAGTCGAGATCCCACTTCCTGCACAGCTTGTGCTTGCTGCTGGCTATAAATTTAGCGACTTTACTCTTTTACTAGCTTTTGAGAGGACGTATTGGTCTAAATTTAAAAGCTATGACTTTGAATTTGGCGACAAGACTGCAGCTCACACGAGTTCTCCGTTTAGTGGGTATTTCAAAACATTTATGGACGATCCAGTCATAAAAAATGCAAAAGATACAAATACATACAGACTAGGTCTTGCCTACGACGTAAATGAAAAATTTAGGCTAATGGCTGGCTTTGCCTATGATGAAGACATTACAAGCAGTAAGCATACTGGATTAGAGCTTCCAAATACTACATCTAAGGTGTATTCTTTTGGAGTAAATTATAAATTTACGCCAAGTCTTGAAATGGCACTTGGATATGTTTATCAACACCGTGATAAGAAGCGTGCAACAAGTATTTCAACAGCTAATGGAAAAATGTCAGGGGAATTTGATACTGGTACGATCCAAATCCTTGGTACGACTTTTAAATATACATTTTAG